From a single Nicotiana tomentosiformis chromosome 2, ASM39032v3, whole genome shotgun sequence genomic region:
- the LOC138906827 gene encoding uncharacterized protein: MPTLPFSQKFYREKLDKQFERFLDMLKQVNVNLPFTEVLSQISAYAKFLKEILTKKKKIEETSVLADQTTIIREGMMENIIVRLDTFVFPIDFIVVNMEENKKVPLILGRPFLATGRAILDMHDIKLMLKVGEEMVTFEMNVATGVKKEKQLQVLSIE; this comes from the exons ATGCCAACTTTACCCTTTTCCCAAAAGTTTTATAGAGAGAagctggacaagcaatttgagagatttttgGATATGTTGAAAcaagttaatgtaaatttgccatttACTGAAGTTCTTTCCCAAATATCAGCTTATGCtaagttcttgaaggaaatcctgacaaagaagaaaaagatagaagagacctcagtg ctggcagaccaaacaactataatacgTGAGGGAATGATGGAAAATATAATAGTTCGGTTAGATACGTttgtatttcctatagatttcatagtggtaaatatggaggagaacaagaaggtccccctcatcctaggaagaccatttttagcaacgggtagagctatACTAGATATGCATGATATAAAACTCATGCTTAAAGTGGGTGAAGAGATGGTGAcgtttgagatgaatgtagcaacTGGAGTGAAAAAGGAGAAGCAGCTGCAAGTATTGAGTATAGAATGA